Below is a genomic region from Drosophila kikkawai strain 14028-0561.14 chromosome X, DkikHiC1v2, whole genome shotgun sequence.
TTTCGATTGATTATCCTGTATGATCATGATGTTCTCCAAGGTGCACTTGCAGTTCCCATGACTGGGTATCACTGGGCAATTGGTCACGCAGCGCTTACGGTTCTCCAGCTGCTCCACAGATACCTTGTCCGTGGACTGGAACCAAGTTCGGGTGGCATTATACTGGCAGTACGAGTGTCCGGGATTCAGAAAATTAATCGATTCAGTGTGTATGATATCGTTCAGAGGGTTGCACAGCATCCGTCTGTTGCCGCTGTAAAGAAATTAGAGGTTTTCTATTACAGATTTTCTATCAGTCTTCGTTTCTCCTTACCTTATATCCAAAGTTATGTTTTTGTTCTGATTCCTATGCGGCACCAGCGACAAGTTATTGTTCGACATGCCAAAGAACTCTAGATGGGGCACATCCTTGACCGCCCGCGAGTGGATCTCCGAGATGTTGTTGTTCGATATATTCAAGCACTTCAAAGCAGAGAGACGCGGAAAGGCGTTCACCAGTCGCGTTATATTGCCATCCGTCACGGCCAGCGACTGCAGCGAACGGAAGATGGGATTGGATAGATCGACATCCTTCACGGTCATGTTGCGTACATGCAGATTGGTCCACTTGGAGATGTTGCTGCAGCTGGAGATCATCGACACCTGCGAGATGTTGCAGCAATACCAGGAGTTGGGTTTGCTTGGATGCTCCTTGCACTGACAGCTATTGGCATTAGGTTCTGCCTCCGAGGTGAGTGTCTGGGCAGCATCGGATGCTTCATCCTTGCCAGGAGCTGGTGCTTCACATAGCTGCTCTTCGGCATAAAAGCAATGCCTCAGGTAATCGGGCAGCTCGGAAGTGGGTTCTGCCAAagaagctgttgttgtttttgttgtcgttgtggTTGTGGTTGTGGTGGATGTGGAGGTGGACGTGGATGTGGTAGTGCCAGTTGTGGCTATGACTTCTGGGCTGGCTTCTGTAACCACTTCTGACTGAGGTGTGCTGTAGGCCGAGACGGAACTTGACGAGGTCGTGGTGGTGTCAGTGGCTTGGCTTGACACCTCCCCGGTGGGCAAGCCCTGCAAGAGCTCCTCATTGGAGGTGGAGGAAATGTTTCTTGACCTTTCTGGCTGCGCGTCTGCGCGGGCCACGACCAGCAACAGAAGCAGGGATAGCCAGGATGCCAACTGCAAGAAGAGGGAAAAGGAGGTTATTAGTAAATGGCAGGGGAAAAGTACCCGGTTAAACCGAGAAGCCCCCTGCCATACATCCATATATTGGAcgtatgcaaatatttgccctTCTGTTGACAAAGCGAATTAGCCGCCGCCTTCGCCACAGGCAGCCAACAACACGGCGAGGGCTTGGCCCGGACCCGGCAATTAAGGTAAGTAAGCAAGCAAACCCTTCATGACAGCCACCCTCCTCCTGCAGCCCACATTTTAGCGCCGCTACGCTAATTCGgcaattaattaacaatttcGATTCGAATGTGATAAAAGGCCAATAAAAAGATTAATTGTTAGGAGCAACCATACACACAGTTGGTGGTAAATTGGGCAACTTAACGGGGTAACTGTAAATGCGAGCAACGGGATGGGTTTCATTGCGTTATTTCCAATTATTTACCAGGGAAATCAATAGCTATTTATTGAAACAcaaaatatactatatagatTCACCGAGATATCCACAAAACATAAGTTATTTACAATCTTTTTCGCGATTAAAAGCACCGATAACAGTGCCTGTGCATCGGAGGTGGGGGCGACGCATAGAGCTCTGCCACTGCACTGCGCACTCGACTTACGTGTTTCCAAGGGAAAAACATAACGCTGAGATATCTTCCAAATATCTGCAGTCAGCAGGTAAGCGTAGCTAGACTCCTTGGCAACAAAACCCAAAAGAGGCGGCTGCTGAGGAATTCCTGTCCCTAGGAATCACACGTCCATTGCCAGGAGCGCTGCCAGTTAAGAGATGTGCGCACATGTATGTTTATAGTATTTGTCTGCCATAAATAATATGCTGCGCGGGGGAAGGGGGAGATCGTGGCTGATGAAAACCGTACACAAACAAAAGGCCAAAGTTTATGCTGAATAagttaaaaatgaaattaaacaaaagagaGCTGTAACGCGTAGCAGAGAACTGTTAAAATGAGTGCAATGTTCAACTCGGAagctatcgatatatcgatatacaAGGCGGCAGTCGCAGTCATGATACAATAACACAAGGTAGTCCGTTGGGTCCGCATATTTTGACAAGTTCATGCTTGCTTATTAAGACAAATGTCTTTTGACTCACACTTATAGGCTATACCTTTCTCACTTACTCTTTGATAAGCCGAGCTGGGACTTGTTTTTCCAATGggaacatttttttataaacaaatatttgtgcaGTATAAATCTGTAATTGAAGTATATAAGCGAAGCAGGCacttgcaatttaattttgtttttatttatataattcctcACTTcagattatttattttttaaaaatgcgttgaactCTACCGATAGTCCTATCGAACTTGGCGCATCTCTAGTCTGGCGCGTTCGAGAACAGTCCGCTGTTTTTCAACTCAATCGTATGTTTTCGGTCCGCTCTCTGCTCCAAAATCGCTATTGTTTACGTTGTTGTGCTCTCAACATTCAACATTTCGCACAAAAACCAGAAACGCTGCTCAAGCAGACATCGTCACATCGTGGTGACACATTTCGCTCAAAGTCTAACCCAGGCAAAGGCGCACATTACGAAATTAAACACCACGTAGCCCGAGAGAGATATAGAATGCCCATCGATACGCGGGAGCTGATGGAGGCGATAGCCATTGTCGCCGACGAGCGCAATGTCCGCGTCGCCGTTAAGCAATCCGGCAAGGGGGCGGCCATCTGTGCCGCCTGCTCCTTTGCGGGTGGCATGCTCCTCGGTCCCGTTGGCCTGGCCGTGGGCGGTGCAGCTGGTGGTATAGCCGCCTACAAGATGACCAGTGGTAAGCTACACACAGGAATCACCAGATTTCACCAATCTTATCATTATTCCGTCTTTCAGGCACTTTTAGACCCCTGGGAGAGGTTATACTAAACGATTTGACGGACAGGCAGCGGGAGCAACTGGTGGAGCATGTGTCCAAGGCCGTGGCTGAGATTCATCCCACCGATATAGTGATGCTGCTGCCCCTGATTGTCCAGAATGCCTCCATTCAGCAGGCGGTGCTCAATACGGTGGTGTCTTTTGTGAGCAATGAGTTGCGCATGCAGATTGTTGATTGACCTGGTggagaagctggaggagccggaggaggagcagcaaacTGTGAAATTAGTGCCGTTGTGATCAGTGtagttttattaataaatactcTATATGTACACAAGTGTCGCCGCTGTGTCTGGCATGTAGCTACTCCCACTCGACGTTCACCTGCTCCCAGTCATCCACAAAGGGCTGATCGATAGTATCAATCAACAGGCCACAAAACAAACAATCCGATGCCAAAATATCCTCGATTTCCGTCTTCAAAGCCGTTCGCTTTTGCTGCAGCTCCATGGCCTGCTGCTTGGTCaggctgctgctactgctgttcGTCTTGGTCTGCTGCACCTCCGCTTCCAGCTGCTGCTTCAGAGTGCTCAGCCGGCGACTGCGCTCTTTGGTGAGCATGGGCAAGACCTGCTTTTCCAGGCAATCACTATGGAACTTGTGGCCGCACATAAAGGCAAAGAAGGGTTTCACCAGAAGCATCATTTCGCAGATAGAGCACGTGTCCTGCGGGGTCATTTTGATGCTGTAATTGCGCACCTGCTGGAGTTCGGAGGAGACACGGTCCGACTGCTCCTGGGTCTCGGCCATTTCACGCTGAATTTCTTGGATGCGGTGATTGTAGTCCTGGAGTTAAAAGTTAAAAGGTTTaagaaggagcaggagcagggcaagAGCCAATGCTGCTTACCCTTAGAGCATCGCATATGGCCTCCTTGAAGTTGTCAATCTTCTCAAAGTCGGAGAAGAAGGGCAGCAGATCCTCAATGCGCAGAAGATCGCACTCCTTGAGCAGATTCAAAGCCTTCTTCACATCGTTGGTGTCCTTGATGTCGTGGTAGGCTAAAGATTTGTCAAAGATTTGGTTTAAGAGAAGGATTGTTCCAAAcatcaaatataaatttaccTATTCTCAGCCAAAGCTGCCGCCGCATAGCACTATCCGTGGGCCTGGAGGCCGTCTCCTTGGCCAGCTTCATGTCAAACTTGAGGGCCAGCTCCACCGCCATTATCCACATCTCCAGCAGACATTGCAAAAACACACAGGCCTCCTTGCGATCCAAATCGGTGCACACCTTCAGGGCATAGTGTATATCATAATGAACCAGCGTCTCATCCCTGCCCTGAATCTCCAGGTACTTCATCAGGGATTTGGGATCATGCTGGGCATACAAATGCAGTAGAAAGTTATGAATGGCATCGTTGGTGGTATTTAGTTTGTAGAC
It encodes:
- the hfw gene encoding protein halfway; protein product: MFFPWKHLASWLSLLLLLVVARADAQPERSRNISSTSNEELLQGLPTGEVSSQATDTTTTSSSSVSAYSTPQSEVVTEASPEVIATTGTTTSTSTSTSTTTTTTTTTKTTTASLAEPTSELPDYLRHCFYAEEQLCEAPAPGKDEASDAAQTLTSEAEPNANSCQCKEHPSKPNSWYCCNISQVSMISSCSNISKWTNLHVRNMTVKDVDLSNPIFRSLQSLAVTDGNITRLVNAFPRLSALKCLNISNNNISEIHSRAVKDVPHLEFFGMSNNNLSLVPHRNQNKNITLDISGNRRMLCNPLNDIIHTESINFLNPGHSYCQYNATRTWFQSTDKVSVEQLENRKRCVTNCPVIPSHGNCKCTLENIMIIQDNQSKPQCHVDCSNLGLVELPQRLPDNTFVLNITNNRITSLGDYFHTNPTYHNINRLVADNNQIVSMNEFEGTKFIESFQRIYMRNNSLNKIPEYFLNNALMDSGLGRRIYLAGNKLQCDCNSAKKLLNWLKERSSDIPDYMDIRCRNIPQSVIELQEAKLCQSPPDWTDYIYYLIAAEVFLLLALIAKVSYDYWVFKTAGYLPWPASKMPKLPCDWLCES
- the LOC108079425 gene encoding protein Nazo, translated to MFSVRSLLQNRYCLRCCALNIQHFAQKPETLLKQTSSHRGDTFRSKSNPGKGAHYEIKHHVARERYRMPIDTRELMEAIAIVADERNVRVAVKQSGKGAAICAACSFAGGMLLGPVGLAVGGAAGGIAAYKMTSGTFRPLGEVILNDLTDRQREQLVEHVSKAVAEIHPTDIVMLLPLIVQNASIQQAVLNTVVSFVSNELRMQIVD